In a genomic window of Ralstonia nicotianae:
- a CDS encoding transposase gives MARLPRLSPIDSPVHVLQRGNNRQAVFRADEDYAFYLDTLRMAAREHDFAIHAFALMPNHVHLVGTPKVADSLSRTLQAVGRRYTRYFNAAAGRSGTLWEGRFRSTVLDPAEWVLPMILYVEGNAVRGGLAVTPEEDRWSTYRHHVGIQSIPWVSDHYCYWRLGNTPFERQSRYRTLWHEGLGSDQLARIRQHVHSGWPLGSEAFLATLARTGGRRVAPLPKGRPPRGPAEVGTETQAEAG, from the coding sequence ATGGCCCGCCTGCCTCGCCTCAGTCCCATCGATTCCCCGGTTCACGTGTTGCAGCGCGGCAACAATCGGCAGGCGGTGTTCCGCGCCGATGAGGACTACGCTTTCTACCTCGATACGTTGCGCATGGCGGCGCGCGAGCACGATTTCGCCATCCACGCCTTTGCGCTGATGCCGAACCACGTGCACCTGGTCGGCACGCCCAAGGTGGCGGACAGCCTGTCGCGCACGCTGCAGGCCGTCGGCCGGCGCTACACGCGCTACTTCAACGCCGCGGCGGGCCGCAGCGGCACGCTGTGGGAAGGGCGCTTCCGGTCGACGGTGCTGGACCCCGCCGAATGGGTGCTGCCGATGATCCTGTACGTGGAGGGCAACGCCGTGCGCGGGGGCCTCGCCGTCACGCCGGAGGAGGATCGCTGGAGCACCTATCGCCATCACGTCGGCATTCAGTCGATTCCGTGGGTGAGCGATCACTACTGCTACTGGCGGCTCGGCAATACGCCATTCGAGCGCCAGTCCCGCTACCGGACCCTCTGGCACGAGGGGCTCGGCTCCGACCAGCTCGCCCGCATCAGGCAGCACGTGCACAGCGGCTGGCCGCTCGGTAGCGAGGCATTCCTGGCGACGCTGGCGCGGACGGGCGGGCGGCGCGTGGCACCGTTGCCGAAGGGCCGGCCGCCACGCGGTCCCGCAGAAGTGGGGACGGAAACGCAGGCCGAAGCAGGCTGA
- the aroB gene encoding 3-dehydroquinate synthase, whose translation MITVDVDLGERAYPIHIGTGLLSQAELFAPHIRGTRAVIVTNETVAPLYAARVEAAIRSLGKTVDMVVLPDGESFKTWETLNRIFDALLASGADRKTTLVALGGGVIGDMTGFAAASYMRGVPFIQVPTTLLSQVDSSVGGKTGINHPLGKNMIGAFHQPQAVLADIDTLRTLPPRELAAGMAEVIKHGAIADADYFAWIERHIAGLNACDADLMAGAVRGSVQIKAAVVAQDERESGLRAILNFGHTFGHAIEAGLGYGEWLHGEAVGCGMAMAADLSHRLGFIDIDTRNRVTALTRAANLPVVAPDLGVARFIDLMRVDKKAEAGEIKFVLLRKLGQAFVTTVPDTDLRATLQHAVLRPPTEAPVA comes from the coding sequence ATGATTACCGTTGATGTCGACCTGGGCGAGCGCGCCTATCCGATCCATATCGGAACCGGGCTCCTGTCCCAAGCCGAACTGTTTGCCCCCCATATCCGCGGCACCCGTGCCGTGATCGTCACCAATGAGACGGTGGCGCCGCTCTATGCCGCTCGGGTCGAAGCCGCGATCCGCTCGCTGGGCAAGACCGTCGACATGGTGGTGCTGCCCGACGGTGAATCGTTCAAGACGTGGGAGACGCTCAACCGGATCTTCGATGCACTCCTGGCCTCGGGCGCTGACCGCAAGACCACCCTCGTGGCGCTCGGCGGAGGGGTGATCGGCGACATGACCGGATTTGCCGCCGCCAGCTATATGCGCGGCGTGCCGTTCATCCAGGTGCCGACCACGTTGCTGTCCCAGGTCGATTCGTCGGTGGGGGGCAAGACCGGGATCAATCACCCGCTCGGCAAGAACATGATCGGTGCGTTCCACCAACCGCAGGCGGTGCTGGCCGACATCGACACGCTGCGCACGCTGCCGCCGCGCGAGCTCGCCGCCGGCATGGCCGAAGTCATCAAGCATGGCGCGATCGCCGATGCCGACTATTTCGCCTGGATCGAGCGCCACATTGCCGGCCTCAATGCTTGCGATGCCGACCTGATGGCAGGAGCCGTGCGCGGCTCGGTGCAGATCAAGGCGGCCGTGGTGGCACAGGACGAGCGCGAGTCCGGTCTGCGCGCCATCCTCAACTTCGGCCACACCTTCGGCCACGCCATCGAAGCGGGCCTGGGGTACGGCGAATGGCTGCACGGCGAGGCTGTCGGCTGCGGCATGGCGATGGCGGCGGATCTGTCGCACCGGCTCGGGTTCATCGACATCGATACGCGCAACCGCGTGACGGCGCTGACACGCGCGGCCAACCTGCCGGTGGTGGCGCCCGATCTGGGCGTGGCGCGCTTCATCGACCTGATGCGCGTCGACAAGAAGGCCGAGGCGGGCGAGATCAAGTTCGTCCTGCTGCGCAAGCTGGGCCAGGCGTTCGTGACCACGGTACCCGACACCGACCTGCGCGCCACGCTGCAGCATGCCGTGCTGCGTCCGCCCACCGAAGCGCCGGTGGCCTGA
- a CDS encoding glutamate synthase-related protein yields MEQHSFPAAPQSAESTTHQGVPAPQGLYDPSNEHDACGVGFVAHIKGKKSHDIVQQGLRILHNLDHRGAVGADPLMGDGAGILLQIPDQYYREEMARQGVHLPPAGEYGVGMIFLPKEHASRLACEQELERTVRLEGQVVLGWRDVPVDKTMPMSPTVQKTEPVIRQIFIGRGRDIMTTDALERKLYVIRKTASHAIQALKLKHGKEYFVPSMSARTIVYKGLLLCEQVGRYYQDLADPRTVSALALVHQRFSTNTFPAWELAHPYRMVAHNGEINTVKGNVNWINARTGGISSPVLGEDLPKLWPLIYPGQSDTASFDNCLELLTMAGYPLAQAMMMMIPEAWEQHALMDDNRRAFYEYHAAMMEPWDGPAAICFTDGRQIGATLDRNGLRPARYYVTDDDMVVMASEAGVLPIPESRIVKKWRLQPGKMFLIDMEQGRIIDDKELKDNLANAKPYKSWIDAVRIKLDELEAKAEDVAAETKPAAKLLDRQQAFGYTQEDVKFLMAPMAVNGEEATGSMGNDSPLAVLSSKNKTLYHYFKQLFAQVTNPPIDPIRENMVMSLVSFIGPKPNLLELNNINPPMRLEVSQPVLDFKDMAKIRHIEHYTGGKFMAYELNICYPVAWGKEGIEARLASLCAEAVDAVRSGYNILIVSDRAVDEKQAAIPALLATSAIHHHLVEKGLRTSTGLVVETGSAREVHHFALLAGYGAEAVHPYLAMETLAEMASGLGVSVEKAVYNFTKAIGKGLQKVMSKMGISTYMSYTGAQIFEAIGLSRELVDKYFHGTASNVGGIGIFEVAEEALRLHRDAFGDAPVLASMLEAGGEYAFRIRGEEHMWTPDSIAKLQHATRANSYQTYKEYANLINDQSKRHMTLRGLFEFRVEPARAIALDEVEPAKEIVKRFATGAMSLGSISTEAHTTLAVAMNRIGGKSNTGEGGEDERRYRNELRGIPIKQGTKVSDVIGRDVIERDLELQEGDSLRSKIKQVASGRFGVTAQYLVSADQIQIKMAQGAKPGEGGQLPGHKVTDYIGKLRYSVPGVGLISPPPHHDIYSIEDLAQLIHDLKNVNPRSDVSVKLVSEVGVGTVAAGVAKAKADHVVIAGHDGGTGASPWSSIKHAGTPWELGLAETQQTLMLNGLRNRIRVQADGQMKTGRDVVIGALLGADEFGFATAPLVVEGCIMMRKCHLNTCPVGVATQDPVLRKKFSGKPEHVVNYFFFVAEEVREIMAQLGIRTFNELIGRADLLDTKAGIEHWKARGLDFARIFYQPAKKDAEPCYQVDVQDHGLDRALDHQLIEKAKAALEKGERVSFIQPVRNVNRTVGAMLSGEVAKRYGHEGLPDDSIHIQLQGTAGQSFGAFLAHGVTLDLVGDGNDYVGKGLSGGRVIVRPPHEFRGEPTANIIVGNTVLYGALAGEAFFNGVAGERFAVRNSGATAVVEGTGDHGCEYMTGGTVVVLGATGRNFAAGMSGGVAYVYDEDGLFDKRCNTAMVALESVLSAADQEKAHTQSTWHKVNGERVLDEQLLKGLVEKHFRYTGSERAKELLADWNNARRRFVKVFPTEYKRALTEMYEREQASAREQIAA; encoded by the coding sequence GTGGAACAACATTCCTTCCCCGCTGCGCCGCAGAGCGCTGAATCGACGACCCACCAGGGCGTGCCGGCGCCCCAGGGGCTGTATGACCCGAGCAACGAGCACGATGCGTGCGGCGTCGGCTTCGTGGCGCACATCAAGGGCAAGAAGAGCCACGATATCGTTCAGCAGGGCCTGCGCATCCTGCACAACCTCGACCACCGGGGCGCTGTCGGCGCCGATCCGCTGATGGGCGACGGCGCGGGCATCCTGCTGCAGATTCCCGACCAGTACTACCGCGAGGAAATGGCGCGCCAGGGCGTGCACCTGCCGCCGGCCGGCGAATACGGCGTCGGCATGATCTTCCTGCCGAAGGAACACGCTTCGCGCCTGGCCTGTGAGCAGGAGCTCGAGCGCACCGTGCGCCTGGAGGGCCAGGTCGTGCTGGGCTGGCGTGATGTGCCGGTCGACAAGACCATGCCGATGTCGCCCACGGTGCAGAAGACCGAGCCGGTGATCCGCCAGATCTTCATCGGGCGCGGCCGCGACATCATGACCACCGATGCGCTGGAGCGGAAGCTGTACGTGATCCGCAAGACTGCCAGCCACGCCATCCAGGCGCTCAAGCTCAAGCACGGCAAGGAATACTTCGTGCCGTCGATGTCGGCGCGCACGATCGTCTACAAGGGTCTGCTGCTGTGCGAGCAGGTCGGCCGCTACTACCAGGACCTGGCCGATCCGCGCACGGTGTCTGCGCTGGCGCTGGTGCACCAGCGCTTCTCGACCAACACCTTCCCGGCATGGGAGCTGGCGCACCCGTACCGCATGGTCGCGCACAACGGTGAGATCAACACCGTCAAGGGCAACGTCAACTGGATCAACGCGCGCACGGGCGGCATCTCGTCGCCGGTGCTGGGCGAGGACCTGCCCAAGCTGTGGCCGCTGATCTACCCGGGCCAGTCGGATACGGCATCGTTCGACAATTGCCTCGAACTGCTGACGATGGCCGGCTACCCGCTCGCCCAGGCGATGATGATGATGATTCCGGAAGCGTGGGAACAGCACGCGCTGATGGATGACAACCGCCGCGCCTTCTACGAATACCACGCTGCCATGATGGAGCCGTGGGACGGCCCCGCCGCGATCTGCTTCACCGACGGCCGCCAGATCGGCGCGACGCTCGACCGCAACGGCCTGCGTCCGGCGCGCTACTACGTCACCGACGATGACATGGTCGTGATGGCCTCGGAAGCCGGCGTGCTGCCGATTCCCGAGTCGCGCATCGTCAAGAAGTGGCGCCTGCAGCCGGGCAAGATGTTCCTGATCGACATGGAGCAGGGCCGCATCATCGACGACAAGGAGCTCAAGGACAACCTGGCCAACGCCAAGCCGTATAAGAGCTGGATCGACGCCGTGCGTATCAAGCTCGACGAGCTGGAAGCCAAGGCCGAGGACGTGGCCGCCGAGACCAAGCCGGCCGCCAAGCTGCTGGACCGCCAGCAGGCTTTCGGCTACACGCAGGAAGACGTCAAGTTCCTGATGGCGCCGATGGCTGTCAACGGCGAGGAGGCGACGGGCTCGATGGGCAACGACAGCCCGCTGGCCGTGCTGTCGTCGAAGAACAAGACGCTGTATCACTACTTCAAGCAGCTGTTCGCGCAGGTCACCAACCCGCCGATCGATCCGATCCGCGAGAACATGGTGATGTCGCTGGTGTCCTTCATCGGGCCGAAGCCGAACCTGCTCGAGCTCAACAACATCAACCCGCCGATGCGCCTCGAAGTAAGCCAGCCCGTGCTGGACTTCAAGGACATGGCGAAGATCCGCCACATCGAGCACTACACCGGCGGCAAGTTCATGGCCTACGAGCTGAACATTTGCTATCCGGTGGCGTGGGGCAAGGAAGGCATCGAGGCGCGCCTGGCCTCGCTGTGCGCCGAGGCGGTCGATGCGGTCCGATCGGGCTACAACATCCTGATCGTGTCGGACCGCGCCGTGGACGAAAAGCAGGCGGCCATTCCGGCGCTGCTGGCAACGTCGGCCATCCACCATCACCTGGTGGAGAAGGGCCTGCGCACCAGCACCGGTCTGGTGGTGGAAACGGGCTCGGCCCGCGAAGTGCACCATTTCGCCCTGCTGGCCGGCTACGGCGCCGAAGCCGTGCACCCGTACCTGGCGATGGAAACGCTGGCCGAGATGGCATCGGGCCTGGGCGTGTCGGTCGAGAAGGCGGTGTACAACTTCACCAAGGCGATCGGCAAGGGCCTGCAGAAGGTGATGTCCAAGATGGGCATCTCGACCTATATGTCGTACACCGGCGCACAGATCTTCGAGGCGATCGGCCTGTCGCGCGAACTGGTGGACAAGTACTTCCACGGCACGGCGTCGAACGTGGGCGGCATCGGCATCTTCGAGGTGGCCGAGGAAGCCCTGCGCCTGCACCGCGACGCGTTCGGCGATGCGCCGGTGCTGGCCAGCATGCTGGAAGCCGGCGGCGAATACGCCTTCCGCATCCGCGGCGAAGAGCACATGTGGACGCCGGATTCGATCGCCAAGCTGCAGCACGCCACGCGCGCCAATTCGTACCAGACGTACAAGGAATACGCCAACCTGATCAACGACCAGAGCAAGCGCCACATGACGCTGCGCGGCCTGTTCGAGTTCAGGGTGGAGCCGGCGCGCGCCATCGCACTCGACGAAGTGGAGCCTGCCAAGGAGATCGTCAAGCGCTTCGCCACCGGCGCGATGTCGCTCGGCTCGATCTCGACCGAGGCGCACACCACGCTGGCCGTGGCGATGAACCGCATCGGCGGCAAGTCGAACACCGGCGAAGGCGGCGAGGACGAGCGCCGCTACCGCAACGAGCTGCGCGGCATTCCCATCAAGCAGGGCACCAAGGTGTCGGACGTGATCGGTCGTGACGTGATCGAACGCGACCTGGAACTGCAGGAAGGCGATTCACTGCGCTCGAAGATCAAGCAGGTGGCGTCGGGCCGCTTTGGCGTGACGGCCCAATACCTGGTGTCGGCCGACCAGATCCAGATCAAGATGGCACAGGGCGCCAAGCCCGGCGAGGGCGGCCAGCTGCCCGGCCACAAGGTGACGGACTACATCGGCAAGCTGCGCTACTCGGTGCCGGGCGTGGGCCTGATCTCGCCGCCGCCGCACCACGACATCTACTCGATCGAAGACCTGGCGCAGTTGATCCATGACCTGAAGAACGTCAACCCGCGTTCGGACGTGTCGGTCAAGCTGGTGTCGGAAGTGGGCGTGGGCACGGTGGCCGCGGGCGTGGCCAAGGCCAAGGCCGACCACGTGGTGATCGCTGGCCATGACGGCGGCACCGGTGCGTCGCCGTGGTCGTCGATCAAGCACGCCGGCACGCCGTGGGAGCTGGGCCTGGCCGAGACGCAGCAGACGCTGATGCTCAACGGCCTGCGCAACCGCATCCGCGTGCAGGCCGACGGCCAGATGAAGACCGGCCGCGACGTCGTGATCGGCGCACTGCTGGGCGCGGATGAGTTCGGCTTCGCCACCGCGCCGCTGGTGGTCGAGGGCTGCATCATGATGCGCAAGTGCCACCTGAACACCTGTCCGGTGGGTGTGGCGACGCAGGATCCGGTGCTGCGCAAGAAGTTCTCGGGCAAGCCCGAGCACGTGGTGAACTACTTCTTCTTCGTGGCCGAGGAAGTGCGCGAGATCATGGCGCAGCTGGGCATCCGCACCTTCAACGAGCTGATCGGCCGCGCCGACCTGCTCGACACCAAGGCCGGCATCGAGCACTGGAAGGCGCGCGGCCTGGACTTCGCGCGCATCTTCTACCAGCCGGCCAAGAAGGACGCCGAGCCGTGCTACCAGGTCGACGTGCAAGACCACGGCCTCGACCGCGCGCTGGATCACCAGCTCATCGAGAAGGCGAAGGCCGCACTGGAGAAGGGCGAGCGCGTGTCGTTCATCCAGCCGGTGCGCAACGTCAACCGCACGGTGGGCGCGATGCTCTCGGGCGAGGTGGCCAAGCGCTACGGCCATGAGGGGCTGCCGGACGACTCCATCCACATCCAGCTGCAAGGCACGGCCGGCCAGTCGTTCGGCGCGTTCCTGGCGCACGGCGTGACGCTGGACCTGGTGGGCGACGGCAACGACTACGTCGGCAAAGGCCTGTCGGGAGGCCGCGTGATCGTGCGCCCGCCGCACGAGTTCCGCGGCGAGCCGACCGCCAACATCATCGTCGGCAACACCGTGCTGTATGGCGCGCTGGCTGGCGAGGCCTTCTTCAACGGCGTGGCCGGCGAGCGCTTCGCGGTGCGCAATTCCGGCGCCACCGCGGTGGTGGAGGGGACCGGCGACCACGGCTGCGAATACATGACCGGCGGCACCGTCGTCGTGCTGGGCGCGACCGGGCGCAACTTCGCGGCGGGCATGTCGGGCGGCGTGGCCTACGTCTATGACGAGGACGGCCTGTTCGACAAGCGCTGCAACACCGCGATGGTGGCGCTGGAGTCCGTGCTGTCGGCGGCCGACCAGGAAAAGGCGCACACGCAGTCGACCTGGCACAAGGTGAACGGCGAGCGTGTGCTCGACGAGCAACTGCTCAAGGGGCTGGTGGAAAAGCACTTCCGCTACACCGGCTCGGAGCGCGCCAAGGAACTGCTGGCCGATTGGAACAACGCGCGCCGCCGCTTCGTCAAGGTCTTCCCGACCGAGTACAAGCGCGCGCTGACCGAAATGTACGAGCGCGAACAGGCAAGCGCACGCGAGCAGATCGCGGCCTGA
- a CDS encoding shikimate kinase, with amino-acid sequence MSVSNVFFVGLMGAGKTTVGRAVARRLDLPFFDSDHEIEARCGVRVPVIFEHEGEMGFRDRETQMIDELTARHGVVVATGGGAVLRPENRAFLRERGTVIYLRANPHDLYLRTRHDKNRPLLQTENPRARLEELHAIRDPLYREVAHFVIETGKPTVAQLVNMVLMQLEVAGIVVPPAASSPTSQVSRQS; translated from the coding sequence TTGTCTGTTTCCAACGTTTTTTTCGTCGGCCTGATGGGGGCCGGCAAGACCACCGTCGGGCGTGCCGTCGCCCGGCGGCTTGACTTGCCGTTCTTCGACTCCGACCACGAGATCGAAGCGCGTTGCGGCGTGCGCGTGCCGGTCATCTTCGAGCATGAAGGCGAAATGGGCTTTCGCGACCGCGAAACCCAGATGATCGATGAGCTGACCGCGCGCCACGGCGTGGTCGTGGCCACCGGCGGCGGCGCCGTGCTGCGCCCGGAAAACCGCGCTTTCCTGCGCGAGCGCGGCACGGTGATCTACCTGCGCGCCAATCCCCACGACCTGTACCTGCGCACGCGCCACGACAAGAACCGTCCGCTGCTGCAGACCGAGAACCCGCGCGCCAGGCTTGAGGAACTGCACGCGATTCGCGACCCGCTGTACCGCGAGGTGGCGCACTTTGTCATCGAAACCGGCAAGCCCACCGTGGCCCAGCTTGTTAATATGGTGCTGATGCAACTCGAAGTGGCCGGCATCGTGGTGCCGCCCGCCGCCTCTTCCCCGACCTCGCAAGTCTCCCGCCAGTCATGA
- a CDS encoding deoxyguanosinetriphosphate triphosphohydrolase has product MNDRLDLLPAPFDLEGHLAPYAAHAAQSRGRVHAEPPSTSRTEFQRDRDRIIHCTAFRRLEYKTQVFVNHEGDLFRTRLTHSLEVAQIARSIARSLRLNEDLVEAISLAHDLGHTPFGHAGQDALNDCMKPYGGFEHNLQSLLVVDRLEERYGGFDGLNLTFETREGILKHCSRNNAATLGDLGRRFLEGQQPSLEAQLANLADEVAYNNHDIDDGLRSGLITLEQLEGVPLWARHRREAEAAFPGVGGRRMINETIRRIINALIVDLIAGTRAAITGAAPQSIDDVRAAPPLVAFSEPMRDEARVLKRFLFDNLYRHYLVMRMAAKARRIIEDLFRVFLEDPRLLPPQYQARDPADQPRWIAHYIAGMTDRYAIKEHRRIFAVEVL; this is encoded by the coding sequence ATGAACGATCGACTCGACCTGCTGCCCGCGCCGTTCGATCTGGAAGGCCATCTTGCCCCCTATGCCGCACATGCCGCGCAGTCGCGCGGGCGCGTGCACGCCGAGCCGCCATCCACCTCGCGCACGGAGTTCCAGCGCGATCGCGATCGCATCATCCATTGCACGGCATTCCGCCGGCTCGAGTACAAGACGCAGGTTTTCGTCAACCACGAAGGCGACCTGTTCCGCACGCGGCTCACGCACAGCCTGGAGGTCGCGCAGATTGCGCGGTCGATCGCCCGCAGCCTGCGGCTGAACGAAGACCTGGTCGAGGCGATCTCGCTTGCGCATGATCTGGGCCATACGCCGTTCGGCCATGCCGGACAGGACGCGCTCAACGACTGCATGAAGCCCTACGGCGGCTTTGAACACAACCTGCAAAGCCTCCTGGTGGTGGACCGGCTGGAGGAGCGGTATGGCGGTTTCGATGGCCTGAACCTGACCTTCGAGACCCGCGAGGGCATCCTCAAGCACTGCTCGCGCAACAATGCCGCCACGCTCGGTGACCTGGGGCGCCGCTTCCTGGAGGGCCAGCAGCCGTCGCTGGAGGCCCAGTTGGCCAACCTCGCCGATGAAGTGGCGTACAACAACCACGATATCGATGACGGCCTGCGCTCCGGCCTGATCACGCTGGAGCAGCTCGAAGGCGTGCCGCTATGGGCTCGGCACCGGCGCGAGGCCGAGGCGGCGTTTCCGGGCGTCGGCGGGCGCCGCATGATCAACGAGACGATTCGCCGGATCATCAACGCGCTGATCGTCGATCTGATCGCCGGCACACGCGCGGCCATTACAGGGGCCGCGCCGCAAAGCATCGATGACGTGCGCGCCGCGCCGCCGCTGGTGGCCTTCTCGGAGCCGATGCGCGACGAAGCCCGCGTGCTCAAGCGTTTCCTGTTCGATAACCTTTACCGCCACTATCTGGTGATGCGCATGGCGGCCAAGGCGCGCCGCATCATCGAGGATCTGTTCCGTGTGTTCCTGGAGGATCCGCGTCTGCTGCCGCCGCAGTACCAGGCCAGGGATCCCGCCGACCAGCCGCGCTGGATCGCGCATTACATCGCCGGCATGACAGACCGCTACGCCATCAAGGAGCATCGGCGCATCTTCGCGGTCGAGGTACTCTGA
- a CDS encoding glutamate synthase subunit beta: MGKATGFLEFPRQNEAYEAPAARVKHYKEFVFALADSEAKIQGARCMDCGIPFCNNGCPVNNIIPDFNDLVYRQDWKTAIEVLHSTNNFPEFTGRICPAPCEAACTLGINEAPVGIKSIEHAIIDKAWAEGWVQPQVPRHKTGKTVAVVGSGPAGLAAAQQLARAGHDVTVFEKNDRIGGLLRYGIPDFKLEKTQIDRRMQQMEAEGVTFRTGVMVGDKTVPAGICNDARETLAAQDILKTFDAVVLTGGSEVPRDLPVPGRDLDGVHYALEFLIPQNKEVAGDAPNPIRADGKHVIVIGGGDTGSDCVGTSNRHGAASVTQFELLPRPPEEENKPLVWPYWPIKLRTSSSHDEGCERDWSVATKALIGENGRVTGLKAVRLEWKDGKMAEVEGSEFLLKADLVLLAMGFTHPVGGVLEAFGVAKDARSNARAATEGDNAYATNVPKVFAAGDVRRGQSLVVWAIREGRQAARAVDAFLMGHSVLPR, encoded by the coding sequence ATGGGCAAGGCGACCGGCTTTCTCGAATTTCCCCGCCAGAACGAGGCATACGAAGCGCCCGCAGCGCGCGTGAAGCATTACAAGGAGTTCGTGTTCGCGCTGGCGGACAGCGAAGCCAAGATCCAGGGCGCGCGCTGCATGGACTGCGGCATTCCGTTCTGCAACAACGGCTGCCCGGTCAACAACATCATCCCCGACTTCAACGACCTGGTGTACCGCCAGGACTGGAAGACGGCGATCGAGGTGCTGCACTCGACCAACAATTTCCCCGAGTTTACGGGCCGCATCTGTCCGGCGCCGTGCGAGGCGGCCTGCACGCTGGGCATCAATGAGGCGCCGGTCGGCATCAAGTCGATCGAGCACGCCATCATCGACAAGGCGTGGGCCGAGGGCTGGGTGCAGCCGCAGGTGCCCAGGCACAAGACCGGCAAGACCGTGGCCGTGGTCGGCTCGGGCCCGGCCGGCCTGGCGGCGGCGCAGCAGCTGGCACGCGCCGGCCACGACGTGACGGTGTTCGAGAAGAACGACCGCATCGGCGGCCTGCTGCGCTACGGCATTCCCGACTTCAAGCTGGAAAAGACGCAGATCGACCGCCGCATGCAGCAGATGGAAGCCGAGGGCGTGACCTTCCGCACTGGCGTGATGGTGGGCGACAAGACCGTCCCCGCCGGCATCTGCAACGACGCGCGCGAGACCCTCGCCGCACAGGACATCCTCAAGACCTTCGACGCCGTGGTGCTCACGGGCGGCTCGGAAGTCCCGCGCGACCTGCCGGTGCCGGGCCGCGACCTGGATGGCGTGCATTACGCGCTCGAATTCCTGATCCCGCAGAACAAGGAAGTGGCCGGCGACGCGCCCAACCCGATCCGCGCCGACGGCAAGCACGTCATCGTCATCGGCGGCGGCGATACGGGGTCGGACTGCGTGGGCACCTCCAACCGCCACGGCGCCGCCTCGGTCACGCAGTTCGAACTGCTGCCGCGTCCCCCCGAGGAAGAGAACAAGCCGCTGGTGTGGCCGTACTGGCCGATCAAGCTGCGCACCTCGTCGTCGCATGACGAGGGCTGCGAGCGCGACTGGTCGGTGGCCACCAAGGCGCTGATCGGCGAGAACGGCCGCGTGACGGGCCTCAAGGCTGTGCGCCTGGAGTGGAAGGACGGCAAGATGGCCGAGGTCGAAGGCAGCGAGTTCTTGCTCAAGGCCGACCTCGTGCTGCTGGCGATGGGCTTCACCCATCCGGTCGGCGGCGTGCTGGAAGCGTTCGGCGTGGCCAAGGATGCGCGCAGCAATGCCCGCGCCGCCACCGAGGGTGACAACGCCTACGCCACCAATGTGCCGAAGGTGTTCGCCGCCGGCGACGTGCGCCGCGGGCAGTCGCTGGTCGTGTGGGCCATCCGCGAAGGCCGGCAGGCCGCGCGTGCGGTGGACGCGTTCCTCATGGGCCATTCGGTGCTGCCGCGCTGA
- a CDS encoding OmpW/AlkL family protein, producing the protein MAVVRPAVVAAAASLIAAAFCPIAHAEGGDLPLVSGNWMVRLRAVNLTAANKSDAIPALAVPDDAIHINNKAFPELDISYFFTPNLAAELILTYPQQQDVTVMQSALGGPTKIGSFRHLPPILTLQYHFRPESRFKPYLGAGLNYTRISSVDLQVPGVGPLDLSRNSFGPALQAGFDYRLTDRVYLNVDIKKTWISADVKLGGQTVSKVRIDPWLVGVGLGYRF; encoded by the coding sequence ATGGCAGTTGTCCGTCCAGCCGTCGTTGCCGCCGCAGCCAGCCTCATCGCAGCGGCCTTTTGCCCGATCGCGCATGCCGAGGGCGGCGACCTGCCCCTGGTCAGCGGCAACTGGATGGTCCGCCTGCGCGCGGTCAACCTGACGGCGGCCAACAAGTCCGACGCGATTCCCGCGCTGGCGGTGCCCGATGACGCCATCCATATCAACAACAAGGCGTTCCCCGAACTGGATATCTCGTATTTCTTCACGCCCAACCTGGCCGCCGAACTGATCCTGACCTACCCGCAGCAGCAAGACGTAACGGTCATGCAAAGTGCGCTGGGTGGGCCGACCAAGATCGGCAGCTTCCGCCACCTGCCGCCGATCCTGACGCTGCAATATCACTTCCGGCCGGAATCGCGCTTCAAGCCCTATCTCGGCGCAGGCCTCAACTACACGCGCATCTCCAGCGTAGACCTGCAGGTGCCGGGCGTCGGGCCGCTCGACCTGAGCCGAAACAGTTTCGGCCCCGCGCTGCAGGCCGGTTTCGATTACCGCCTGACGGACCGCGTCTACCTCAACGTCGACATCAAGAAGACCTGGATCAGCGCCGACGTGAAACTGGGTGGCCAGACCGTCAGCAAGGTGAGGATCGATCCGTGGCTGGTCGGCGTGGGCCTGGGCTACCGCTTCTGA